A portion of the Anaeromyxobacter diazotrophicus genome contains these proteins:
- a CDS encoding polyphosphate kinase 2 family protein: MAKTRAKRGARRPRARKAGGAPGALVERADRFQAFAPGTLRLDEVDLSAQVDRRRYERRLLELQRKVYAHQITNYLDGRRTVFVFEGWDAAGKGGCIKRLTALLDPRGFKVWPIAAPRDEEKRNHWLWRFWYRLPERGEIAVFDRSWYGRVLVERVEGYATEAAWKRAYDEINAFEKMLTDDGVKLCKFWLHIDRKTQLQRFEDREADPLKKYKLSSEDWRNRKKWRDYAEAVQDMLDRTHRPDAPWLLVPANDKKYARLAVLETCARVLAP, encoded by the coding sequence ATGGCGAAGACCCGGGCGAAGCGCGGCGCGCGGCGGCCGCGGGCGAGGAAGGCCGGCGGCGCGCCGGGCGCGCTGGTCGAGCGCGCCGACCGGTTCCAGGCGTTCGCGCCGGGCACCCTCCGCCTGGACGAGGTGGACCTCTCCGCGCAGGTCGACCGCCGGCGCTACGAGCGGCGCCTGCTCGAGCTGCAGCGGAAGGTCTACGCCCACCAGATCACGAACTACCTCGACGGCCGGCGCACGGTCTTCGTCTTCGAGGGGTGGGACGCCGCCGGCAAGGGCGGCTGCATCAAGCGGCTCACCGCGCTCCTGGACCCGCGCGGCTTCAAGGTGTGGCCCATCGCGGCGCCGCGCGACGAGGAGAAGCGCAACCACTGGCTGTGGCGCTTCTGGTACCGGCTCCCCGAGCGCGGCGAGATCGCCGTCTTCGACCGCAGCTGGTACGGGCGGGTGCTGGTGGAGCGGGTGGAGGGGTACGCGACCGAGGCGGCCTGGAAGCGCGCCTACGACGAGATCAACGCCTTCGAGAAGATGCTCACCGACGACGGCGTGAAGCTGTGCAAGTTCTGGCTCCACATCGACCGCAAGACCCAGCTCCAGCGGTTCGAGGACCGCGAGGCCGACCCGCTCAAGAAGTACAAGCTCTCCTCGGAGGACTGGCGCAACCGCAAGAAGTGGCGCGACTACGCCGAGGCGGTGCAGGACATGCTCGACCGCACCCACCGCCCCGACGCGCCCTGGCTGCTCGTCCCCGCGAACGACAAGAAGTACGCCCGCCTCGCCGTCCTCGAGACCTGCGCGCGCGTCCTCGCGCCCTGA
- the tkt gene encoding transketolase, translating into MPQASAELTKKCVDTIRMLAADAVQQANSGHPGMPMGAADLAFVLWTRHLRFDPKEPRWLGRDRFILSAGHGSMLLYGLLHLSGYDLGLEDLKQFRQLHSRTPGHPEFRHTPGVEVTSGPLGQGFANGVGFALGQAMLSAQLGPGNPLEDHFVYAICGDGDLMEGVSAEAASFAGHHRLGRLVYLYDDNGITIDGKTDLTFTEDVTGRFEAYGWHVQSVDGRDHEGIDRALRAAKAELSRPSLIRVKTVIGFGAPKKAGTSGVHGAALGEEELAAAKKNLGWPEGPRFLVPDEVRAYWREVQEEKRMLRAAWDRKATAWRAANPAPAALLDAHVERKVPADLRAKLLEGADAADATRKLSQAAIQKAAALVPALVGGSADLAESNNTDIKGGGFVGAGSYQGRNVHYGIREHAMGAIANGLAYDGLHIPFSGTFLVFSDYMRPPVRLAALSRLQSIYVWTHDSIFLGEDGPTHQPIEQLTALRAIPGLHVVRPADGLETAAAWAHAIERREGPTALVLTRQKLPKLARASSDPEQLFRGGYVVTDAPGAKVTVIATGSEVGTTQAALALLAAKGVPARLVSMPCLACFEEQPASYRDAVVPPGHRVAVVEAARGLEWWKLAGKDGLVLGIDRFGASAPEKALAGEFGYTPEQVAAKLEAWARG; encoded by the coding sequence GTGCCACAGGCGAGCGCCGAGCTCACGAAGAAGTGTGTCGACACCATCCGCATGCTGGCGGCGGACGCTGTGCAGCAGGCGAACAGCGGCCACCCCGGCATGCCCATGGGCGCCGCCGACCTGGCGTTCGTGCTGTGGACCCGGCACCTGCGGTTCGATCCCAAGGAGCCGCGCTGGCTGGGGCGCGACCGCTTCATCCTCTCCGCCGGCCACGGCTCGATGCTGCTGTACGGGCTCCTGCACCTCTCCGGCTACGACCTCGGCCTCGAGGATCTGAAGCAGTTCCGGCAGCTCCACTCGCGCACCCCGGGCCACCCCGAGTTTCGCCACACCCCCGGCGTCGAGGTGACGAGCGGCCCCCTGGGCCAGGGCTTCGCGAACGGCGTCGGCTTCGCGCTCGGCCAGGCCATGCTCTCCGCCCAGCTCGGGCCCGGGAACCCGCTCGAGGATCACTTCGTCTACGCCATCTGCGGCGACGGCGACCTCATGGAAGGCGTCTCCGCGGAGGCGGCCAGCTTCGCCGGGCACCACCGGCTCGGGCGGCTCGTCTACCTGTACGACGACAACGGCATCACCATCGACGGCAAGACCGACCTCACCTTCACCGAGGACGTGACCGGCCGGTTCGAGGCCTACGGCTGGCACGTCCAGTCGGTGGACGGCCGCGATCACGAGGGCATCGACCGCGCCCTCCGGGCCGCGAAGGCCGAGCTCTCCCGCCCGAGCCTCATCCGCGTGAAGACCGTCATCGGCTTCGGCGCGCCCAAGAAGGCCGGCACCTCGGGGGTGCACGGCGCGGCGCTGGGCGAAGAGGAGCTGGCGGCCGCCAAGAAGAACCTGGGCTGGCCGGAGGGCCCGCGCTTCCTCGTGCCGGACGAGGTGCGCGCCTACTGGCGCGAGGTGCAGGAGGAGAAGCGCATGCTGCGCGCGGCCTGGGACCGCAAGGCGACCGCCTGGCGCGCGGCGAACCCGGCGCCGGCCGCCCTCCTCGACGCGCACGTCGAGCGCAAGGTGCCGGCCGACCTGCGGGCGAAGCTGCTCGAGGGCGCCGACGCCGCCGACGCCACCCGCAAGCTCTCGCAGGCGGCGATCCAGAAGGCGGCGGCGCTCGTGCCCGCGCTGGTGGGCGGCTCGGCCGACCTGGCCGAGTCGAACAACACCGACATCAAGGGCGGCGGCTTCGTCGGCGCGGGCAGCTACCAGGGCCGGAACGTCCACTACGGCATCCGCGAGCACGCCATGGGCGCCATCGCGAACGGCCTCGCCTACGACGGGTTGCACATCCCGTTCTCCGGGACGTTCCTCGTCTTCTCCGACTACATGCGCCCGCCGGTGCGGCTCGCCGCGCTCTCCCGCCTGCAGTCCATCTACGTCTGGACGCACGACTCCATCTTCCTCGGCGAGGACGGGCCAACCCACCAGCCCATCGAACAGCTCACCGCGCTCCGCGCCATCCCCGGGCTGCACGTGGTCCGCCCGGCGGACGGGCTCGAGACGGCGGCCGCCTGGGCGCACGCGATCGAGCGGCGCGAGGGCCCCACCGCGCTCGTGCTCACCCGGCAGAAGCTCCCCAAGCTCGCGCGCGCCTCCTCCGACCCGGAGCAGCTCTTCCGCGGCGGCTACGTGGTGACGGACGCCCCCGGGGCGAAGGTCACGGTGATCGCGACCGGCTCCGAGGTGGGCACGACGCAGGCGGCGCTGGCGCTCCTGGCGGCGAAGGGCGTGCCCGCGCGGCTCGTCTCGATGCCGTGCCTCGCCTGCTTCGAGGAGCAGCCGGCCTCGTACCGCGACGCGGTCGTGCCCCCGGGTCACCGGGTGGCGGTGGTCGAGGCGGCGCGGGGGCTGGAGTGGTGGAAGCTGGCCGGAAAGGACGGCCTCGTCCTCGGCATCGACCGCTTCGGCGCGAGCGCGCCGGAGAAGGCGCTCGCGGGAGAGTTCGGCTACACGCCGGAGCAGGTGGCCGCGAAGCTCGAGGCGTGGGCGCGGGGCTGA
- the frr gene encoding ribosome recycling factor, whose protein sequence is MSAADDILNDQRARILKTLEHFRADLMGVRTGRASLHLLDAVRVDYYGTPTPLSQVANMAVADARLITLKPWEKSLIPVIEKAIRDANLGLNPMSDKDLVRVPVPALTEERRKEIVKQVKHKGEEQKLAVRNERRDAKELLEQAEQDGDISADEAKKALEKVQKETDDGVKKIDEMVAAKEKEVLTV, encoded by the coding sequence ATGTCTGCCGCCGACGACATCCTCAACGACCAGCGCGCGCGCATCCTGAAGACGCTCGAGCACTTCCGCGCCGACCTCATGGGCGTGCGCACCGGGCGCGCCTCGCTGCACCTGCTCGACGCGGTCCGGGTCGACTACTACGGCACGCCCACCCCGCTCAGCCAGGTGGCGAACATGGCGGTGGCGGACGCCCGGCTCATCACCCTGAAGCCCTGGGAGAAGAGCCTCATCCCGGTCATCGAGAAGGCCATCCGCGACGCGAACCTGGGCCTCAACCCGATGAGCGACAAGGACCTGGTCCGCGTGCCGGTCCCGGCGCTCACCGAGGAGCGGCGCAAGGAGATCGTGAAGCAGGTGAAGCACAAGGGCGAGGAGCAGAAGCTCGCCGTCCGCAACGAGCGGCGTGACGCGAAGGAGCTGCTCGAGCAGGCGGAGCAGGACGGCGACATCTCGGCCGACGAGGCGAAGAAGGCGCTGGAGAAGGTCCAGAAGGAGACCGACGACGGCGTGAAGAAGATCGACGAGATGGTCGCGGCCAAGGAGAAGGAAGTCCTCACTGTGTGA
- a CDS encoding NAD+ synthase yields the protein MPTRRIALAQVNTTVGDFAGNAARIRAAAELARGAGASLVLFPELALSGYPPRDFLDVPEFLERAGRTLRELAEPADWSRGLALVIGFPEAPPGAPPPGVYNAAALVEGGRVAAVGRKSLLPTYDVFDETRYFLAAKDATAADSPAAGARLGLSICEDIWNDKRFWQTPRYDRDPIGELRHAGAQLVVNISASPYGLGKPALRARMVGAAAERQGVPIAYVNQVGGNDALVFDGGSMLVGRDGKVLAQAPLFEEAVVVAGGDGAAPELLRFPGAPRLAPGEGPDAEADEVYRALVLGLRDYARKCGFRSAVIGLSGGIDSALTAALAADALGPENVFGVAMPSRYSSMHSRQDAAALAKNLGLRFREIMIEPMHAAYLAQLEGALAHPLCDLAAQNVQARVRGQILMALSNEEGSLCLSTGNKSELAVGYCTLYGDMAGGLAVIGDVPKTLVYRVARAANARAGREVIPERTFTKPPSAELKPDQTDQDTLPPYPELDDILAASIEERLPLEAIVARGHAPETVRRVLKMIITSEYKRRQAAPVLKVSAKAFGEGRRLPIAHGFRYE from the coding sequence GTGCCGACCCGCCGCATCGCCCTCGCGCAGGTGAACACGACGGTGGGCGACTTCGCCGGCAACGCCGCGCGCATCCGGGCCGCCGCCGAGCTCGCGCGCGGCGCCGGCGCGTCGCTCGTCCTCTTCCCGGAGCTGGCGCTGTCCGGCTACCCGCCGCGCGACTTCCTCGACGTCCCGGAGTTCCTGGAGCGCGCCGGCCGCACGCTCCGCGAGCTGGCCGAGCCGGCCGACTGGTCGCGCGGGCTCGCGCTCGTGATCGGCTTCCCGGAGGCGCCCCCCGGCGCGCCGCCGCCGGGCGTCTACAACGCCGCCGCGCTGGTCGAGGGCGGGCGCGTCGCGGCGGTGGGGCGCAAGTCGCTCCTGCCCACCTACGACGTCTTCGACGAGACGCGCTACTTCCTCGCGGCGAAGGACGCCACCGCTGCCGACTCGCCGGCGGCCGGCGCGCGGCTCGGCCTCTCCATCTGCGAGGACATCTGGAACGACAAGCGCTTCTGGCAGACGCCGCGCTACGACCGCGACCCCATCGGCGAGCTCCGGCACGCCGGCGCGCAGCTGGTCGTGAACATCTCCGCGTCGCCCTACGGGCTCGGCAAGCCGGCGCTGCGGGCGCGCATGGTGGGCGCCGCGGCCGAGCGGCAGGGCGTGCCCATCGCCTACGTGAACCAGGTGGGCGGCAACGACGCGCTCGTCTTCGACGGCGGCTCGATGCTGGTCGGCCGGGACGGGAAGGTCCTCGCCCAGGCGCCGCTCTTCGAGGAGGCGGTGGTGGTCGCCGGCGGCGACGGCGCGGCCCCGGAGCTGCTGCGCTTCCCGGGGGCGCCGCGGCTCGCGCCGGGCGAGGGCCCCGACGCCGAGGCGGACGAGGTCTACCGGGCGCTCGTGCTCGGGCTGCGGGACTACGCCCGCAAGTGTGGCTTCCGGAGCGCCGTCATCGGGCTCTCGGGCGGGATCGACAGCGCGCTCACCGCCGCCCTGGCCGCCGACGCGCTCGGCCCGGAGAACGTCTTCGGCGTCGCCATGCCGTCGCGCTACTCGTCCATGCACTCGCGCCAGGACGCCGCGGCGCTGGCGAAGAACCTCGGCCTGCGCTTCCGCGAGATCATGATCGAGCCGATGCACGCGGCCTACCTGGCGCAGCTCGAGGGCGCGCTGGCGCACCCGCTCTGCGACCTCGCCGCCCAGAACGTGCAGGCGCGCGTGCGCGGGCAGATCCTCATGGCGCTCTCCAACGAGGAGGGCTCCCTCTGCCTGTCCACCGGCAACAAGAGCGAGCTCGCCGTCGGCTACTGCACGCTCTACGGCGACATGGCGGGCGGCCTGGCGGTCATCGGCGACGTCCCGAAGACCTTGGTCTACCGGGTGGCGCGCGCGGCCAACGCCCGCGCCGGCCGCGAGGTCATCCCCGAGCGCACCTTCACGAAGCCCCCCTCGGCCGAGCTGAAGCCGGACCAGACCGACCAGGACACGCTGCCGCCCTACCCCGAGCTCGACGACATCCTGGCCGCGTCCATCGAGGAGCGGCTCCCGCTCGAGGCCATCGTGGCGCGGGGGCACGCGCCCGAGACGGTGCGGCGCGTGCTGAAGATGATCATCACCTCCGAGTACAAGCGGCGCCAGGCGGCGCCGGTGCTCAAGGTGAGCGCGAAGGCGTTCGGCGAGGGCCGGCGCCTGCCCATCGCGCACGGCTTCCGCTACGAGTGA
- a CDS encoding ribonuclease HII, producing the protein MGPDDIRRMSLAELKARFVDAGRPLPEGCEEALRDDDRAGARAVYQAVLRRRRENRAEGQRLRHLLRFETALWEQGVLHIGGVDEAGMAPLAGPVVAAAVILPREFRPRGIDDSKQVDAAERERLAVEIKAAAVCWAVGLAAVEEIDTINIYRAGLLAMRRAVEGLSRAPEHLLIDARRLPELKIPQQGIIHGDALSLTIAAASILAKTTRDALMAEQDLAHPGYGFARHKGYPTAEHFAALEKLGPSPLHRRSFAPVRQALGLEPVQEELFPARAEGEK; encoded by the coding sequence ATGGGCCCCGACGACATCCGGCGGATGAGCCTCGCGGAGCTCAAGGCGCGCTTCGTGGACGCCGGGCGGCCCTTGCCCGAGGGGTGCGAGGAGGCGCTGCGCGACGACGACCGGGCCGGCGCCAGGGCGGTCTACCAGGCGGTGCTGCGCCGGCGGCGCGAGAACCGCGCCGAGGGGCAGCGGCTGCGCCACCTCCTGCGCTTCGAGACGGCGCTGTGGGAGCAGGGCGTCCTCCACATCGGCGGCGTGGACGAGGCGGGGATGGCGCCGCTCGCCGGGCCGGTGGTGGCGGCGGCGGTCATCCTGCCGCGCGAGTTCCGGCCGCGCGGCATCGACGACTCGAAGCAGGTGGACGCGGCCGAGCGCGAGCGGCTGGCGGTCGAGATCAAGGCGGCGGCGGTGTGCTGGGCGGTGGGGCTGGCGGCGGTGGAGGAGATCGACACCATCAACATCTACCGGGCCGGCCTCCTCGCCATGCGCCGCGCGGTCGAGGGCCTCTCGCGCGCGCCGGAGCACCTCCTCATCGACGCGCGGCGGCTGCCGGAGCTCAAGATCCCGCAGCAGGGGATCATCCACGGCGACGCGCTGAGCCTCACCATCGCCGCCGCCAGCATCCTCGCCAAGACGACGCGCGACGCGCTCATGGCGGAGCAGGACCTCGCCCACCCCGGCTACGGGTTCGCCCGGCACAAGGGCTACCCCACCGCCGAGCACTTCGCCGCCCTCGAGAAGCTCGGGCCTAGCCCGCTCCACCGCCGGTCGTTCGCGCCGGTGCGGCAGGCGCTCGGGCTCGAGCCGGTGCAGGAGGAGCTCTTCCCGGCGCGAGCCGAGGGCGAGAAGTAG
- a CDS encoding ABC transporter substrate-binding protein: protein MRSGFVGVLLAAALACRGERAAPAAPEVALFSTVGDAPAAALSAAAARAGVARVRRVAAAADADVLWLGDPTEAVEAEALLLPGAVALPEGVDSRFGDPRGRWAPLCARALVLVVAPGAALPLDPVNVRDAADPRLAARVAVGPPGAPGLATPLAALGVTYGEASLRRFLALLARNRTRVAESERAARALVASGEAAVALLGSEEAAAGAASAAALEVVVPDQQGRGAVVLPTAVAVAQRAAGGAAAARLATWLVGAEAEALLAARAPGFMPLRAGVPVPVGVRPAGNVVALPLDWDRLAAEKRRLAPLLAAWPP from the coding sequence GTGCGCAGCGGATTCGTGGGCGTCCTCCTCGCCGCCGCGCTCGCCTGCCGCGGCGAGCGGGCGGCCCCCGCGGCGCCCGAGGTGGCCCTCTTCAGCACGGTGGGTGACGCGCCCGCGGCCGCGCTCTCGGCCGCCGCGGCGCGGGCCGGCGTGGCGCGGGTGCGCCGGGTCGCGGCCGCGGCCGACGCGGACGTGCTCTGGCTGGGCGACCCCACCGAGGCGGTCGAGGCCGAGGCGCTGCTCCTCCCCGGCGCGGTCGCGCTCCCCGAGGGCGTCGACTCCCGGTTCGGCGACCCGCGCGGCCGCTGGGCGCCGCTCTGCGCCCGGGCCCTGGTGCTGGTCGTCGCCCCGGGCGCCGCCCTGCCGCTCGACCCGGTGAACGTGCGGGACGCCGCCGACCCGCGGCTGGCGGCGCGGGTGGCGGTCGGGCCGCCCGGCGCGCCGGGCCTGGCCACCCCGCTCGCCGCGCTCGGCGTCACCTACGGCGAGGCCAGCCTGCGCCGGTTCCTCGCGCTGCTCGCCCGGAACCGCACGCGCGTCGCCGAGAGCGAGCGCGCGGCGCGGGCGCTCGTCGCCTCGGGCGAGGCCGCGGTCGCGCTTCTGGGCAGCGAGGAGGCGGCGGCGGGCGCGGCCAGCGCAGCGGCGCTGGAGGTGGTGGTCCCGGATCAGCAGGGCCGCGGAGCGGTGGTGCTGCCCACCGCGGTGGCGGTGGCGCAGCGCGCGGCCGGCGGCGCAGCCGCGGCGCGGCTCGCGACCTGGCTGGTGGGCGCCGAGGCGGAGGCGCTGCTCGCGGCGCGGGCGCCGGGGTTCATGCCGCTGCGCGCCGGCGTGCCGGTGCCGGTGGGGGTCCGCCCGGCGGGAAACGTCGTGGCGCTCCCCCTCGACTGGGACCGGCTCGCCGCAGAGAAGCGGAGGCTCGCGCCGCTGCTGGCGGCCTGGCCGCCATAA
- a CDS encoding LuxR C-terminal-related transcriptional regulator: MPQIDIEILTPFAAKFLEGTTLTPAERAEVLRIAQGFACKDSAAAAGVSPETIRARRKRIYRKLDVPGSGELLASLLSMSLKMLAKGERIEPRPVAPAQPAAGAAVAGPPAMAAR; encoded by the coding sequence ATGCCGCAGATCGATATCGAGATCCTGACCCCGTTCGCCGCCAAGTTCCTCGAGGGCACGACCCTCACCCCCGCCGAGCGCGCCGAGGTGCTGCGCATCGCCCAGGGGTTCGCGTGCAAGGACTCCGCGGCCGCCGCGGGCGTGTCCCCGGAGACGATCCGCGCGCGCCGGAAGAGGATCTACCGCAAGCTGGACGTGCCGGGCTCGGGCGAGCTGCTCGCGAGCCTGCTCTCGATGTCGCTCAAGATGCTGGCGAAGGGCGAGCGCATCGAGCCGCGGCCGGTCGCCCCGGCGCAGCCCGCCGCCGGAGCCGCCGTGGCGGGTCCGCCGGCGATGGCCGCGCGGTAG
- the pcnB gene encoding polynucleotide adenylyltransferase PcnB, with protein MRDPHPSIAATAAPRDTEPQHRDHDGRRNGRVRDRDPRHRGLDAERGLALDVPVPAPAHPPEIPEDRLDADAIRTIARLRHVGHQAYFVGGCVRDVLLGFTPKDFDVATSAHPGEVRATFRNCRLIGRRFRLAHVYFRGAKIIEVATFRKNPTDAGEDLGEEGDLLITRDNVFGTAEEDARRRDFTVNGLFYDVFAGEVIDYVGGRADLEAHRIATIGDPEIRMQEDPVRALRAIRFASRLGFTIEPETFAAMRRHAPELGRCAPPRLLEETFKILRCGASQRAFELLRSSGALPVILPALASFFDGAGDEARRRFLAHLAALDRLVKAGGDPSEAVLLGALLLHLPAPEPGAPSERDRLLAELVATARLPRRIAERVRLALASQRAFRGPPRRRRRGLTSQVYFRDALQLLELTVEATGEGREVLDRWRSDDAGAEGGDAPEPGRARAGRAAPAGDDLDLGAVPADRPAQEAGPAAEGAKRRRRHRGGRRRHRRGGGAPAGSSGPPA; from the coding sequence ATGCGAGATCCCCACCCTTCGATCGCAGCGACCGCAGCCCCCCGCGACACCGAACCCCAGCACCGCGACCACGACGGACGCCGCAATGGCCGCGTCCGCGACCGCGACCCGCGCCACCGCGGGCTCGACGCCGAGCGCGGGCTCGCGCTCGACGTGCCCGTCCCGGCGCCGGCCCACCCCCCGGAGATTCCGGAGGACCGGCTCGACGCGGACGCCATCCGCACCATCGCGCGGCTGCGGCACGTGGGCCACCAGGCCTACTTCGTCGGCGGCTGCGTGCGCGACGTGCTCCTCGGCTTCACGCCCAAGGACTTCGACGTCGCGACCAGCGCCCACCCCGGCGAGGTGCGGGCGACCTTCCGCAACTGCCGCCTCATCGGCCGCCGCTTCCGGCTGGCGCACGTCTACTTCCGCGGGGCGAAGATCATCGAGGTCGCCACCTTCCGGAAGAACCCCACCGACGCCGGCGAGGACCTGGGCGAGGAGGGCGACCTCCTCATCACCCGCGACAACGTCTTCGGCACCGCCGAGGAGGACGCCCGGCGCCGCGACTTCACGGTGAACGGGCTCTTCTACGACGTCTTCGCCGGCGAGGTCATCGACTACGTCGGCGGCCGCGCCGACCTCGAGGCGCACCGCATCGCCACCATCGGGGACCCCGAGATCCGCATGCAGGAGGACCCGGTGCGCGCGCTGCGGGCCATCCGCTTCGCGTCGCGGCTCGGGTTCACCATCGAGCCGGAGACGTTCGCCGCCATGCGGCGGCACGCCCCCGAGCTGGGTCGCTGCGCCCCGCCCCGCCTGCTCGAGGAGACGTTCAAGATCCTGCGCTGCGGCGCCTCCCAGCGCGCCTTCGAGCTGCTCCGCTCCTCCGGCGCGCTGCCGGTGATCCTGCCGGCCCTGGCCTCGTTCTTCGACGGCGCCGGCGACGAGGCGCGCCGCCGCTTCCTGGCGCACCTCGCCGCGCTCGACCGGCTGGTGAAGGCGGGCGGCGACCCCAGCGAGGCGGTGCTCCTCGGCGCGCTCCTGCTCCACCTGCCCGCGCCCGAGCCCGGCGCGCCCAGCGAGCGCGACCGGCTCCTGGCCGAGCTGGTCGCGACGGCCCGGCTACCCCGGCGCATCGCCGAGCGGGTCCGGCTCGCGCTCGCCTCGCAGCGCGCCTTCCGCGGCCCGCCCCGGCGGCGCCGGCGCGGCCTCACCTCCCAGGTGTACTTCCGCGACGCGCTCCAGCTCCTCGAGCTCACCGTCGAGGCGACCGGCGAAGGGCGCGAGGTGCTCGACCGCTGGCGCAGCGACGACGCGGGCGCCGAGGGCGGCGACGCGCCCGAGCCCGGGCGGGCCCGGGCGGGCCGCGCAGCCCCGGCCGGGGACGACCTCGACCTCGGGGCGGTCCCCGCCGACCGGCCGGCCCAGGAGGCCGGCCCGGCGGCGGAGGGCGCCAAGCGCCGGCGCCGGCACCGCGGCGGCCGCCGGCGGCACCGGCGCGGCGGCGGCGCCCCGGCCGGCTCCTCCGGCCCGCCCGCTTGA
- a CDS encoding sensor histidine kinase encodes MTASELRAQAEEGEPSGPADQPGRGEPPQGEGEVLAAAASLLDGFFDAAPVGLALLDRELRVIRVNDVLARLAGRPGLVPGGPLEVVLPALASPELLAAARRAVAAGETSPELAIAAGEEPGRPPEARRALVATCYALRGTAGILGVGLVVQDVTRRRQQQEFHERVLGIVGHDLRSPLAAVRISAQILGRAAPDPRHARLLGVIEGAARRMQRIIEDLLDYTAARVGGGIPIRPSSVDVAQVCREVVAEALAADPDRVARCEGEGDPVAELDPDRLGQALANVVGNAFRYGTPEHAIEVRWRGEPDAVVVEVSNRGPIIPPELVGHVFEPFRRGVHPGGEGGGLGLGLFIARHIVAAHGGELTLRSDAGETCFTVTLPRRRG; translated from the coding sequence ATGACCGCGAGCGAGCTGCGCGCGCAGGCCGAAGAGGGCGAGCCCTCCGGCCCCGCAGACCAGCCGGGGCGAGGCGAGCCGCCGCAGGGCGAGGGCGAAGTCCTGGCCGCGGCCGCGTCGCTCCTGGACGGCTTCTTCGACGCCGCGCCGGTGGGCCTGGCGCTGCTCGACCGCGAGCTTCGGGTGATCCGGGTCAATGACGTGCTGGCGCGCCTGGCCGGGCGGCCGGGGCTCGTGCCGGGCGGGCCGCTCGAGGTGGTGCTGCCCGCGCTCGCTTCCCCCGAGCTCCTGGCCGCCGCGCGCCGTGCGGTCGCGGCGGGCGAGACGTCGCCGGAGCTCGCGATCGCGGCGGGCGAGGAGCCCGGGCGACCTCCGGAGGCGCGGCGCGCGCTCGTCGCGACCTGCTACGCGCTGCGGGGCACCGCCGGGATCCTCGGCGTGGGCCTCGTGGTGCAGGACGTGACGCGCCGGCGGCAGCAGCAGGAGTTCCACGAGCGGGTGCTGGGCATCGTCGGCCACGACCTCCGGTCGCCGCTGGCGGCGGTGCGCATCTCGGCCCAGATCCTCGGCCGCGCCGCCCCGGACCCGCGCCACGCGCGCCTGCTCGGGGTCATCGAGGGCGCCGCCCGGCGCATGCAGCGCATCATCGAGGACCTGCTCGACTACACGGCGGCGCGGGTGGGCGGCGGCATCCCCATCCGCCCCAGCAGCGTGGACGTGGCGCAGGTCTGCCGCGAGGTGGTGGCGGAGGCGCTGGCGGCCGATCCGGACCGGGTGGCGCGCTGCGAGGGGGAGGGCGACCCGGTCGCCGAGCTCGACCCCGACCGGCTCGGCCAGGCGCTCGCCAACGTGGTGGGCAACGCCTTCCGCTACGGCACGCCCGAGCACGCGATCGAGGTGCGCTGGCGCGGCGAGCCGGACGCCGTCGTGGTCGAGGTCTCGAACCGCGGTCCGATCATCCCGCCGGAGCTGGTCGGCCACGTCTTCGAGCCCTTCCGGCGCGGGGTGCACCCGGGCGGCGAGGGCGGCGGCCTCGGCCTCGGGCTCTTCATCGCGCGCCACATCGTCGCCGCGCACGGGGGCGAGCTGACCCTGCGCTCCGACGCCGGCGAGACGTGCTTCACGGTGACGCTCCCCAGGCGGCGGGGGTGA
- the pyrH gene encoding UMP kinase, with amino-acid sequence MPSERADKPKARYKRILLKLSGEALIGDGKYGISPKTLVAIAQEVKDVVELGVEVALTIGGGNIFRGVSGATEGMDRSSADYMGMLATVINSMALQDALEKMGVSTRVQSAIEMHQVAEPYIRRRAIRHLEKGRVVIFAAGTGNPYFTTDTAASLRAMEIHADVLLKATKVDGVYSDDPKKNAAATKFRSLSYLDVLKKNLKVMDSTAISLCMDNDLPIVVFDLTARGNVRRVVVGEDIGTTVGKTQTRAAG; translated from the coding sequence ATGCCCAGCGAGCGAGCGGACAAGCCGAAGGCCCGGTACAAGCGCATCCTGCTCAAGCTCTCGGGCGAGGCGCTCATCGGCGACGGGAAGTACGGCATCTCGCCGAAGACGCTGGTCGCCATTGCACAAGAAGTGAAGGACGTGGTCGAGCTGGGCGTGGAGGTCGCGCTCACCATCGGCGGCGGCAACATCTTCCGGGGCGTCTCCGGCGCCACCGAGGGGATGGACCGCTCCAGCGCCGACTACATGGGCATGCTCGCCACCGTCATCAACTCGATGGCGCTGCAGGACGCGCTCGAGAAGATGGGCGTCTCCACCCGGGTCCAGTCCGCCATCGAGATGCACCAGGTGGCCGAGCCCTACATCCGGCGGCGCGCCATCCGGCACCTGGAGAAGGGGCGGGTGGTCATCTTCGCGGCCGGCACCGGCAACCCCTACTTCACGACCGACACCGCCGCCTCGCTGCGCGCGATGGAGATCCACGCCGACGTGCTGCTCAAGGCGACCAAGGTGGACGGGGTCTACAGCGACGACCCGAAGAAGAACGCGGCCGCCACCAAGTTCCGCTCCCTCTCCTACCTCGACGTGCTGAAGAAGAACCTCAAGGTGATGGACTCGACCGCCATCAGCCTGTGCATGGACAACGACCTCCCCATCGTCGTGTTCGACCTCACCGCGCGCGGCAACGTGCGCCGGGTGGTGGTGGGCGAGGACATCGGCACCACGGTCGGGAAGACCCAGACCCGCGCCGCGGGCTAG